Proteins encoded together in one Chitinophaga sp. LS1 window:
- a CDS encoding RHS repeat-associated core domain-containing protein, whose amino-acid sequence MLPKTLYLYLPKTLHCYLPITDYYPFGSQILGRSFDSSKYRYGFNGKENDNEVKGEGNEQDYGMRVYDPRVGRFLSVDPLTNDYPWYTPYQFASNSPILCLDVDGLEVDPFTIGRAVSSNREWEANVRKTDPEHANQRIYEANKKAFLTMGSMLKLRTGAQLQ is encoded by the coding sequence TTGTTGCCGAAAACTCTGTATTTATATCTGCCGAAAACTCTGCATTGTTATCTGCCGATTACAGATTACTATCCTTTTGGTTCACAAATACTGGGTAGGAGTTTTGATAGCAGTAAGTATCGTTATGGTTTTAATGGGAAGGAGAATGATAATGAGGTGAAAGGAGAGGGGAATGAGCAGGATTATGGGATGAGGGTGTATGATCCGAGGGTGGGGAGGTTTTTGAGTGTGGATCCATTAACAAATGATTATCCGTGGTATACACCTTATCAATTTGCAAGTAATAGTCCTATTTTGTGTCTGGACGTTGATGGGTTAGAGGTAGATCCATTTACTATTGGTAGAGCAGTATCTAGTAATCGGGAATGGGAGGCCAATGTGCGTAAAACAGATCCGGAACACGCAAACCAACGGATTTATGAAGCTAATAAAAAAGCTTTTTTAACGATGGGAAGTATGCTGAAACTTAGGACTGGAGCTCAATTGCAATAA
- the istB gene encoding IS21-like element helper ATPase IstB: MEKKQTIKQYCHQFRLGGIYNQIDQLVSAAEAAGIGYLEYTVNLLKTEAVHRDYNDTQKRLKTAQLPRSSDLNLFQCKNDSGLSKARLNQLRELNWLDQVYNILLTGPSGTGKSMLAAGLCADAVQKGYKAYFRDMEGLINMFKMKDFSASAKIEYKRLSKAHLIVIDDLMSFPIEKNHAVSFFNFFNSTYEKTAFIITTNKNPAEWATMLNDEVLATALLDRLLFQCEVINLTGKSFRLENRKTIFELTNK, from the coding sequence ATGGAAAAGAAACAAACAATTAAACAGTATTGCCACCAGTTTAGGTTGGGCGGGATTTATAACCAAATCGATCAACTGGTATCAGCTGCGGAAGCAGCTGGTATTGGTTATCTGGAATACACCGTTAACCTGTTAAAAACCGAAGCGGTACACCGCGATTATAATGATACTCAAAAACGTCTTAAAACAGCACAATTACCCCGATCCAGCGACTTAAACCTGTTCCAGTGCAAGAATGATAGCGGATTGTCTAAGGCTCGCTTAAATCAGCTTAGAGAGCTTAACTGGCTTGATCAGGTTTATAATATTCTTCTTACGGGGCCCTCTGGAACGGGTAAATCCATGCTGGCCGCAGGTCTTTGTGCAGATGCGGTGCAAAAGGGATACAAAGCCTACTTCAGGGATATGGAGGGACTTATCAACATGTTCAAAATGAAAGATTTTTCTGCTTCCGCTAAGATTGAATATAAGAGATTATCCAAAGCCCATTTAATCGTTATAGATGACCTGATGTCGTTTCCTATTGAAAAAAATCATGCTGTCTCATTTTTTAATTTTTTCAACAGTACCTATGAAAAAACAGCCTTTATCATCACTACCAATAAGAACCCCGCAGAATGGGCTACTATGCTCAATGATGAGGTACTGGCAACCGCCTTACTGGACAGATTATTATTCCAGTGTGAAGTAATAAATCTAACAGGAAAAAGCTTCAGACTGGAAAATAGGAAAACAATTTTTGAGCTTACAAACAAATAA
- the istA gene encoding IS21 family transposase, whose protein sequence is MMNAYLKKIMMYQSIKELHEQGFSIAKISSTIGINWRTVKSYLSMTLEEYNLFIEKRAQRQRGLSVYESFVREKLEKYQDTSSAQMHDWLKENFPEFPKTAIRTMFDFVMWVRRKYNLPYIKPLREYEMLEESPYGKQAQADFGEYNLRNGTGKRVKIYFIAIQLSRSRYKYIWFIGRPFTTELAIMGHEQAFSFFKGIPEQLVYDQDKVFIADENIGDILLTDAFRAYTRERPFELHFCRKSDPESKGKIESVVKYVKRNFLYNRCFIDIENLNEEALQWLNRTGNNMPHGTTKLLPNEEWLKEQPYLSALPEFIQTTSPEIYMVRKDNTISYKSNFYSLPLGTFKGKGTAVVVGVDMHIYLIISNLQGDILCKHMIAVGKGQKVLNTDHRRDKTVKIDKLINEVCGFLEDDANRGRQFLETIREVKPRYIRDQVLLFRDTIDISDKVSVGEALTYCLNNNIQSANDFKSIVEQQLKVRRATSILNYQSIQMNPLNGELPPVALAEPAKSSIEDYIDLFSKQS, encoded by the coding sequence ATGATGAATGCTTATTTAAAGAAAATTATGATGTATCAGAGTATTAAAGAACTACACGAACAAGGCTTTTCAATAGCCAAAATTAGCAGTACTATTGGTATTAACTGGCGGACGGTAAAGTCTTATCTGTCCATGACCCTGGAAGAATACAACCTGTTTATAGAGAAAAGAGCACAACGTCAAAGAGGATTGTCTGTTTACGAATCTTTTGTTAGGGAAAAGCTGGAGAAATACCAGGATACATCATCCGCTCAAATGCATGACTGGCTCAAAGAGAACTTCCCTGAGTTTCCTAAGACAGCCATTAGGACCATGTTTGATTTTGTAATGTGGGTACGTCGCAAATATAATCTGCCTTATATCAAACCGCTTAGAGAATATGAAATGTTGGAAGAGTCTCCTTATGGGAAGCAGGCCCAGGCTGACTTTGGAGAATATAATCTCCGCAATGGAACTGGTAAAAGGGTAAAGATATATTTTATCGCCATTCAACTATCCCGATCCCGTTATAAATATATCTGGTTTATTGGTAGGCCTTTCACGACTGAATTGGCTATTATGGGCCATGAACAGGCATTTTCCTTCTTTAAGGGCATCCCGGAACAACTAGTCTACGATCAGGATAAGGTCTTCATAGCAGATGAAAACATAGGAGATATCCTTCTTACAGATGCATTCCGGGCATATACCAGAGAAAGACCTTTTGAGCTACATTTCTGTCGAAAATCCGACCCGGAAAGTAAGGGGAAAATTGAAAGCGTTGTCAAATACGTTAAAAGAAATTTTCTGTATAACAGATGCTTTATCGATATAGAAAATTTAAATGAAGAGGCTTTACAGTGGCTAAACCGCACAGGAAACAATATGCCTCATGGAACAACAAAGTTACTTCCTAATGAAGAATGGCTGAAAGAACAACCATACCTGAGCGCTTTACCAGAGTTTATACAAACTACCAGTCCTGAAATTTACATGGTCCGTAAGGATAACACCATCTCTTATAAAAGTAATTTTTATTCGTTACCACTGGGTACTTTTAAAGGAAAAGGAACTGCCGTAGTAGTGGGTGTTGATATGCATATTTACCTGATTATATCCAACTTACAGGGGGATATATTATGCAAACATATGATCGCTGTTGGCAAAGGACAGAAAGTACTAAATACTGACCACAGAAGAGATAAAACCGTTAAGATTGACAAGTTGATTAATGAAGTCTGCGGTTTTTTGGAAGACGATGCAAATCGGGGTAGACAATTTTTAGAGACCATACGAGAAGTGAAACCACGTTATATAAGAGACCAGGTGCTGTTGTTCAGGGACACTATTGATATTTCGGACAAAGTGAGTGTTGGCGAAGCATTGACATATTGTTTGAACAATAATATTCAAAGTGCCAACGACTTCAAATCTATCGTAGAACAGCAGTTGAAAGTAAGAAGAGCAACATCCATCCTTAATTATCAGTCTATCCAGATGAATCCATTAAATGGAGAATTACCCCCTGTAGCTTTAGCAGAACCTGCTAAAAGTTCAATCGAAGATTACATAGATCTTTTTAGCAAACAATCTTGA
- a CDS encoding transposase — protein MLKKYHSFISDSRLKGLSIRNLKIIDSTTISLFSEILQGVGRNRLDGSRKKGGIKVHAMMDAFSGVTEFLRITPAKEHDRKFLYHLKLKAGSWIVFDKAYNIYQHFAKWTSPKVWFVNRIKDNAVFHVSKVLIDKTKKKKAIGVLKEQYIMVC, from the coding sequence TTGCTGAAGAAATATCATTCATTTATATCGGACAGCCGCCTGAAAGGACTAAGTATTAGGAACCTGAAGATCATTGACAGTACAACGATTTCTTTGTTTAGTGAGATACTACAAGGAGTCGGCCGTAACAGATTAGATGGTTCGAGGAAAAAAGGAGGTATAAAGGTACATGCGATGATGGATGCATTTAGTGGGGTTACTGAATTCCTGCGGATAACACCCGCTAAGGAACATGACCGCAAGTTCCTGTATCATCTGAAGCTGAAAGCTGGCAGTTGGATAGTTTTTGACAAAGCATACAATATATATCAACATTTTGCCAAATGGACTAGCCCAAAAGTATGGTTCGTTAACCGAATAAAAGACAATGCTGTATTCCATGTGAGCAAAGTGCTAATAGATAAAACGAAGAAAAAGAAGGCCATTGGCGTATTAAAGGAGCAATATATTATGGTTTGCTAA
- a CDS encoding RHS repeat-associated core domain-containing protein: MATMTVNVQDTTAEATTNITGLGTGKNIIFRRGKKFFELTNHLGNVLATVSDRKIQVSGNGTTIDYYNADVVSAQDYYPFGMIQPGRSYNAGGYRYGFNGKENDNEVKGEGNQIAFEARAYDSRVGKFWSIDPLTKNYPNNSPYILGANNPVTFIDALGMWPDWPGWLSLPDHAPTNMWEYMQAAFCDACQFVQEGRLTGWTEAGRYRQGVAYNATMSTIAGSVNGNLSNYSFGLLNRSAESIGINDDYAGYYDNATLITTLLHGVSGGTGAAPRGAFASSREAVAVNAVNLKLNSSTIVLAAAIKNKVDGTAREEAEFDSLVEQNPDAQIWRERYLRDANGKIVKDPVTETGRRIDFSVVMDKKVSNLVEVTSLTADKTLQAAKEERIRAAGGTYIKAPGKKGILYPVQDIVTQFSRRK, encoded by the coding sequence ATGGCCACGATGACTGTCAATGTACAGGATACGACAGCTGAGGCAACAACGAATATTACGGGACTAGGTACGGGGAAAAATATTATTTTTAGGAGGGGTAAGAAGTTCTTTGAATTAACGAACCATTTGGGTAATGTTCTGGCTACAGTGTCGGATCGTAAAATACAGGTAAGTGGAAATGGTACAACGATAGATTATTACAATGCAGATGTAGTGTCTGCGCAGGATTATTACCCTTTCGGAATGATACAGCCTGGTAGAAGCTATAATGCAGGAGGGTATAGGTATGGGTTTAATGGGAAGGAGAATGATAATGAGGTGAAGGGAGAGGGGAATCAGATTGCCTTTGAAGCTCGGGCATATGATTCTCGAGTAGGGAAATTTTGGTCTATTGACCCATTAACCAAGAACTATCCAAATAATTCTCCTTATATTTTGGGGGCTAATAACCCAGTTACTTTTATAGATGCGCTTGGAATGTGGCCTGATTGGCCTGGTTGGCTTAGTTTGCCAGATCATGCTCCTACGAATATGTGGGAATACATGCAAGCCGCATTTTGCGATGCGTGTCAATTTGTACAGGAAGGTAGACTTACTGGTTGGACAGAGGCCGGAAGGTATAGGCAAGGCGTGGCATATAATGCAACGATGTCCACAATTGCAGGTTCTGTAAATGGAAATCTTAGCAATTATAGTTTTGGCCTTTTGAATAGATCAGCGGAGAGTATTGGAATAAATGATGATTACGCTGGTTATTATGATAATGCGACCCTAATAACAACATTATTACATGGTGTATCTGGTGGTACAGGTGCAGCACCCCGAGGAGCCTTTGCTAGTAGCAGAGAGGCTGTTGCTGTCAATGCGGTAAACCTTAAACTTAATTCTTCAACAATTGTATTAGCGGCAGCAATAAAAAATAAGGTGGATGGTACAGCAAGAGAAGAAGCTGAATTTGATAGCCTGGTAGAACAAAATCCTGATGCACAAATTTGGAGGGAACGATATTTGCGTGATGCAAATGGAAAAATTGTTAAAGATCCTGTTACGGAAACAGGAAGGAGAATTGATTTTAGTGTTGTGATGGATAAAAAGGTGAGTAATTTAGTGGAAGTAACCAGTCTGACTGCTGATAAAACTCTTCAGGCGGCAAAAGAAGAAAGGATTAGAGCAGCAGGCGGTACATATATTAAAGCACCTGGTAAAAAAGGTATATTATATCCGGTTCAAGATATTGTAACACAATTTAGTAGACGTAAATAA
- a CDS encoding transposase domain-containing protein has protein sequence MCLPRLCEALHNIGRKNYLFCGSHEAAKRAGLLYSLLVTCKLNNVNPYEWLREVFSHNINEMTTGQLRKLLPHKWKKTESITTD, from the coding sequence TTGTGTCTGCCAAGGTTATGTGAAGCTTTACATAATATCGGACGCAAAAACTACCTGTTCTGTGGCTCGCATGAAGCGGCCAAAAGAGCAGGCCTATTATACTCGCTGCTGGTTACCTGCAAACTTAATAATGTAAACCCTTATGAGTGGCTCCGCGAAGTGTTTAGTCATAACATCAACGAGATGACTACCGGCCAACTCAGGAAACTATTACCCCACAAGTGGAAAAAAACAGAATCCATCACTACGGATTAA
- a CDS encoding transposase domain-containing protein yields the protein MRPILCKASHNLGRHNFMFAGSHNGAEHAAIIYSLLATCRLQGINPIHWLDDVLRRINEHPKDKRIELLPQYWKPACA from the coding sequence TTGCGTCCGATATTATGTAAAGCTTCACATAACCTTGGCAGACACAATTTTATGTTTGCTGGTTCTCATAATGGTGCAGAACATGCTGCAATTATTTATAGCTTGCTGGCCACCTGCAGGTTGCAGGGTATCAATCCTATCCATTGGCTCGATGATGTGCTGCGCAGAATAAATGAGCATCCCAAAGATAAACGAATAGAACTGTTACCTCAATATTGGAAGCCGGCCTGTGCCTGA
- a CDS encoding RHS repeat-associated core domain-containing protein produces the protein MLSVYNYGDTAINSGDLSQTEAHLYGSSRLGMATMSVNVQDTTAEATTNITGLGTGKNIIFRRGKKFFELTNHLGNVQATLSDRKIQVSGNGTTIDYYNADVVSAQDYYPFGMIQPGRSYNAGGYRYGFNGKENDNEVKGEGNEQDYGMRVYDPRVGRFLSVDPLFNTYPHQSSYCFAANSPIILIDVDGAGPNLGDPPTKTAPVIKPTQSYTIRRIRTVTEIQEPPVEPSRFNISTLFTVIQIANGAANVLTYIFQPANGDYAGPGSKDGNEVPQNNLPYERITNDPNKLTEQDKQSARARLWTNLGTAQDLLFSSDISAQSTKDRAKDILKNMDVSDYIKRNIVTIAVADAVNLDGKHFRLIGINSSMIDQKSVMEELRASLKPGEILVPIMDLEREHAEVNVYEYAKRWGLTITSIDPSRPFCANCEELRRRNSTPTDTKMSKRKPKIKE, from the coding sequence GTGCTGAGTGTTTATAATTATGGTGATACAGCAATCAACAGTGGAGATTTAAGCCAGACGGAGGCACATTTGTATGGAAGCAGCCGTTTGGGCATGGCCACGATGTCGGTCAATGTACAGGATACGACAGCTGAGGCAACAACGAATATTACGGGACTAGGTACGGGGAAAAATATTATTTTTAGGAGGGGTAAGAAGTTCTTTGAATTAACGAACCATTTGGGTAATGTGCAGGCTACGTTGTCGGATCGTAAAATACAGGTAAGTGGAAATGGTACAACGATAGATTATTACAATGCAGATGTAGTGTCTGCGCAGGATTATTACCCTTTCGGAATGATACAGCCTGGTAGAAGCTATAATGCTGGAGGGTATAGGTATGGGTTTAATGGGAAGGAGAATGATAATGAGGTGAAGGGAGAGGGGAATGAGCAGGATTATGGGATGAGGGTGTATGATCCAAGGGTGGGGAGGTTTTTGAGTGTGGATCCGTTATTTAATACCTACCCCCATCAGTCAAGCTATTGTTTCGCGGCTAATTCACCAATAATTCTAATAGATGTGGATGGTGCTGGTCCAAATTTGGGAGATCCACCGACGAAAACGGCTCCTGTAATTAAGCCGACCCAAAGTTATACTATTAGGAGAATCAGAACTGTTACTGAAATACAAGAGCCACCGGTTGAGCCTAGTCGATTCAATATTAGCACCCTTTTTACTGTAATTCAGATCGCTAACGGTGCAGCAAACGTATTAACATATATATTTCAACCTGCAAATGGAGATTATGCTGGGCCAGGGAGTAAGGATGGAAATGAAGTACCACAGAATAACCTTCCATATGAGCGTATTACCAATGATCCAAATAAATTAACTGAACAGGATAAGCAATCTGCCAGAGCAAGATTATGGACAAATTTAGGGACTGCGCAAGACCTCTTATTTTCGTCAGATATTAGTGCTCAATCGACAAAGGATAGGGCTAAAGATATTTTAAAAAACATGGATGTATCTGATTATATAAAACGTAATATTGTCACTATTGCTGTAGCAGACGCTGTGAATTTAGATGGTAAGCACTTTAGATTGATTGGTATAAATTCTTCTATGATAGACCAAAAAAGTGTTATGGAAGAATTAAGAGCGAGTTTAAAACCAGGTGAAATTTTGGTGCCAATTATGGATTTGGAGCGTGAACATGCAGAAGTAAATGTATATGAATATGCAAAGCGATGGGGACTAACAATAACGTCAATAGATCCGAGTAGACCTTTTTGCGCTAATTGTGAAGAATTAAGGAGAAGAAATTCTACACCAACTGATACCAAAATGAGTAAACGTAAACCTAAAATCAAAGAATAA
- a CDS encoding transposase gives MICVDNLRIVLLRPKCFKAAGVPKERYKHKTKIELAIDIVKHQIEIGTRFDFLGADGLYGNSHQFRKEMDNMEVLFMLYIHSDQHVYSCASNPSSSR, from the coding sequence TTGATTTGTGTAGACAACCTAAGAATTGTACTTTTAAGACCCAAGTGCTTTAAAGCCGCGGGAGTACCCAAAGAAAGATATAAACATAAAACTAAAATTGAACTGGCGATAGATATTGTAAAGCACCAGATAGAGATAGGCACCCGCTTTGATTTTTTAGGAGCAGATGGGTTATATGGCAACAGTCATCAGTTCAGGAAAGAAATGGATAATATGGAAGTACTGTTTATGCTGTACATTCATAGTGATCAGCATGTATATTCATGCGCCTCCAACCCTTCATCTTCCAGATAA
- a CDS encoding RHS repeat-associated core domain-containing protein, with protein MLSVYNYGDTAINSGDLSQTEAHLYGSSRLGMATMSVNVQDTTAGATTNITGLGTGKNIIFRRGKKFFELTNHLGNVQATLSDRKIQVSGNGTTIDYYNADVVSAQDYYPFGMIQPGRSYNAGGYRYGFNGKENDNEVKGEGNELSYQNRVYDPRIGIWGSTDPIVKPWISTYQFAGDNPVNNLDPDGNDEIHFHYFTTSYLGANGVRTGKSSAMVVIVKENGPDRFFHHTHELEVRMPTRYSKGGASTFEKSVEFFPWRPDSRSGLTETSLFGLITRKDRDYVTLMKYASASPVVEDEIRKRATGYTATPYDKESYKGLLHDLPGYNGLRYTQAGAEVTANVLMTIEGGVSLIKLTANPFSGLTPGQAGVTGENLMFEALTAKYAGQNVTITKQVYFKMFGGGMRADAVVTDAIGNVLEVGESKFNTSVLSNGQKLFFLEKQMSKMTGEVAEGAKLNDIKVDPSKVVLSEYRWNPDGSGYIISH; from the coding sequence GTGCTGAGTGTTTACAATTATGGTGATACAGCAATCAACAGTGGAGATTTAAGCCAGACGGAGGCACATTTGTATGGAAGCAGCCGGTTGGGCATGGCCACGATGTCGGTCAATGTACAGGATACGACAGCAGGGGCAACAACGAATATTACGGGACTAGGTACGGGGAAAAATATTATTTTTAGGAGGGGTAAGAAGTTCTTTGAATTAACGAACCATTTGGGTAATGTGCAGGCTACGTTGTCGGATCGTAAAATACAGGTAAGTGGAAATGGTACAACGATAGATTATTACAATGCAGATGTAGTGTCTGCGCAGGATTATTACCCTTTCGGAATGATACAGCCTGGTAGAAGCTATAATGCTGGAGGGTATAGGTATGGGTTTAATGGGAAGGAGAATGATAATGAGGTGAAGGGAGAGGGGAATGAGTTAAGCTATCAAAATAGAGTTTATGATCCGCGTATTGGTATCTGGGGTTCTACTGACCCTATAGTAAAACCATGGATAAGTACCTACCAGTTTGCCGGAGACAATCCTGTTAATAATCTCGATCCGGATGGTAATGACGAAATTCATTTTCATTACTTTACTACCTCGTATCTGGGAGCCAATGGAGTGAGGACTGGTAAGTCATCTGCAATGGTAGTCATTGTAAAAGAAAATGGTCCTGACAGGTTTTTTCACCATACACATGAGTTAGAGGTACGAATGCCAACCCGTTATTCTAAAGGGGGGGCATCTACTTTTGAAAAATCAGTTGAGTTTTTTCCATGGAGGCCAGATAGCCGGAGTGGTTTGACAGAAACGAGTTTATTTGGTCTTATAACCAGGAAAGATCGTGATTATGTCACATTAATGAAATATGCATCTGCATCACCTGTCGTTGAGGACGAAATAAGGAAGAGAGCCACTGGTTATACAGCTACTCCATATGACAAGGAAAGCTATAAGGGGCTTTTGCATGATTTGCCTGGTTATAATGGGTTAAGATATACGCAGGCCGGAGCTGAGGTTACGGCAAATGTATTGATGACCATCGAAGGAGGAGTATCTTTAATTAAATTAACGGCTAATCCATTCAGCGGACTAACCCCGGGTCAAGCAGGTGTGACGGGGGAAAATTTGATGTTTGAGGCACTAACGGCTAAATATGCTGGTCAGAATGTTACAATAACCAAACAGGTGTATTTTAAGATGTTTGGTGGTGGTATGCGTGCCGATGCCGTGGTTACTGATGCAATTGGTAATGTGCTGGAGGTAGGGGAATCAAAGTTCAATACTTCAGTACTCAGCAATGGACAAAAATTGTTTTTTCTTGAAAAGCAAATGAGTAAGATGACAGGAGAAGTTGCAGAAGGAGCAAAATTGAATGATATAAAGGTTGACCCTTCTAAGGTGGTCTTGTCAGAATATAGATGGAATCCAGACGGGAGTGGATATATTATTAGTCATTAA